AAAATTTTCAGTAAAAACTTTATATAGATTTTCATCTTTCTTTCTATCAGAAAGAGTTTCTAACTGAAAAAAATCTCTGTACGACTTAAGTTGAATTTCAAGAAAATCCGGATATTCTATTGGGCTTTCAATTGTTCCGAAATCAATTCTTTTCGTTGATTTTTTTTCTTTCAAGATTAATTAATTTTTAGTGTGAATAAAAATTCCATTACACACATTAAACCTTTTATCATTAATAATAGTAAAAGGTTCTTCGTTCAAGATTAAAACTTTAGTATTAAACACTAGAACTTAAATTACTTAAGTTCAACTTCAGCACCAGCTTCTTCTAATCTTGATTTAAATCCTTCTGCGTCCTCTTTAGAAACACCTTCTTTTACAGCTTTTGGTGCTTCATCTACTAAACCTTTAGCCTCTTTTAATCCAAGGCCAGTTATTTCTTTAACTAACTTTACTACTTGAAGTTTTGCTCCACCGGGAGCTTTAAGAATTACATCAAATTCTGTTTGTTCTTCTTGTGCTTCTTCTCCACCGCCACCGATTGCTACAGCAACAGGTGCTGCTGCTGGTTCAATACCATACTCATCTTTTAATAATTCAGTAAGTTCATTAACTTCTTTTACAGTTAAGTTTACTAAATCTTCAGCTATTACCTTAATATCTGCCATTTTACTTTAATATTTATTATTTATCAAAATTTATTAAAAATTATTACTCTTCTTCTTTTTTAGATAATGTTTCTAAAACACCCATTATCTTAGCACCTCCGTTTAAGGCACTTATTAATTTTTTCATTGGTGAGTTCAATAATTGAACTACATCGGCAATAAGTTCTTCTTTTGACTTAAGATTTGCCAACATTTCCAATTTATCATCACCAACATATATATTTTCTTCAACATACGCTACTTTTATTAAAGGTCTTTCATTAGTTTTTCTAAACTCTTTAATAAGTTTTGCAGGTGCATTAATACTATTAGAAAACATTATTGATGATGGTCCTTTTATTGTTTCCAGTAACTCACTATCATTAATTCCAGCAATTTCAAATGCTTTTTTTATTAATGTGTTCTTTACTACTTTAAGTTCAACATCGTTGTCATAGCAAAGTTTCCTAAGGTCAGTTGTTTGATTAACAGTCAATTCAGAAACATCAGTAATATAAAAATTATTTGTTTCTTTAATTTTTTCACCAATCAAACTTGATAACTCTTTTTTTTCTTCTCGTTTCATTTTGAATAATGTCTTTTAGAAATAATTGGAAATAATTCAGTTTTATTCATCTGTTTTACTACCAATAGATTTAACATTCACTTTTATTCCAGGACTCATTGTACTGGAAATAGTTATTCCTTTCATGTAAGTTCCTTTTGCAGCAGGAGGTCTCATTTTTTGAATAATTGTTACCAATTCAGTAATGTTTCCTATCAATTGATTCTCTTCAAAATCTGCTCTACCAATAGGCACATGAATAATTCCAAATTTATCAACTCTGAAATCAATTTTCCCTCTTTTTACTTCTGCTACTGCTTTAGGAATATCTTGTGTAACTGTACCTGCTTTAGGATTAGGCATTAAACCTCTTGGTCCCAGCACTTTACCATATCTACCTAATTTAGGCATCACATCAGGACTTGTAATGATAACATCTATATCTGTCCATCCGCCTTTAATTTTTTCAAGATATTCGTCTAATCCTGCATAATCAGCACCGGCTTCTTTTGCAGCATCTACAACATCAGGATTACAAAGCACTAAAACTTTAATTTCTTTTCCTGTACCATGAGGTAATGTAGCTACTCCTCTTACCATTTGGTTTGCCTGCTTTGGATCAACTCCTAAATTAATATCAATATCAACTGAGGCATTGAAATTAGCAGTAGATACTTCTTTTACTAATCTTACAGCTTCATTTAATTGATATTTCTCTAATTTATCAATTTTTTCAAGAGCTAATTTTCTTTTCTTTGCTATTTTAACCATGTTATTAATTAATTATTCCATGGAGCTTTACCTTTTACAACAAGCCCCATACTTCTAGCTGTTCCAGCAATCATTTTCATTGCTGATTCAATTTTTTTTGTGTTAAGATCTACCAGCTTATCTTCAGCTATATCTTTTACCATATCCCATGTAACTGTTCCAACTTTTGTTTTGTTAGATTCAGATGAGCCTGATTTAAGTTTTGCTTTTTCAAGCAATTGTGCCGAAGCGGGTGGTGTTTTAATCTCAAATGTAAATGACTTATCTTTATAAATATTTATAACAACAGGAATAAGTTTCCCAGCCATTTTTTGAGTTCTTGCATTAAACTGCTTGCAAAATTCCATTATATTCACTCCTTTAGCACCTAATGCAGGTCCAACAGGAGGAGATGGGTTCGCAGCACCACCTTTTATCTGAAGCTTTATAAATCCAGCAATTTCTTTTGCCATAATCTTTAACTTTTTTCTACCTGCATATAATTTAATTCTACAGGTGTTCTTCTACCAAAAATTTTAACTTCAACCTTAAGTTTTTTCTTCTCTTCGTTTATTTCTTCAATTATTCCGTTAAAGCCATTAAAAGGTCCATCAATTATTTTTATCGGTTCACCAACCATATAAGGAACTTCTATTTGTTCTCCTTCATCGGTTACCTCTTCCATTTTGCCCAAAATTCTATTAATTTCATTTGCACGTAATGGAACTGCTGAATCTTTTGTACCAAGAAAATCAAAAACACCGACAACACTTTTTATTTTATAATGCACTTCTGTTGTAAGCATTACTTCAACAATTATGTAACCGGGATAAAAGTTTTTCTCTTTAACAACTTTTTTACCTTTTCGTAACTGAACAACTTTTTCTACAGGAACAATTATTTGATTGACATAATTCAAATAGTTACTATTTTCAAGCTCTACTAAAATTTGATCTTTTATTTTTATTTCTCTACCGCTTATAACTCGTAAAGCGTACCATTTAAAATCAGCCATCCAAATTATTCCTTAAATAAACAATTGATAAAAAACTTTAAAAACATTCTCAAAAGCTGAGTCCATAATAAAAACAATTAATGCAAATATTAAGGAAGCAACTAAAGTAATAACAGCACTAGCCTGTAATTCTTCCCAGCTTGGCCAAGTTACTTTATGCATTAATTCAATATATGTAAGTTTTATAATTTCTTTTAATTTCGAGAACATAATACTTTTTATAATTTATGCACGGGTGGGAAGGATCGAACTCCCAACCTTTGGTTTTGGAGACCAACGCTCTACCAGTTGAGCTACACCCGTATCCTTTATAAATTATTCAATAATTTCAGTAACTTTACCAGCACCAATTGTTCTACCACCCTCACGAATAGCAAAACGTAAACCTTTATCTAAAGCAACAGGAGTAATCAGTTCAACAGTAATAGTAACATTATCACCAGGCATTACCATTTCAACACCTTCTGGCAATCTAACATCACCTGTAACATCTGTTGTTCTTAAGTAAAACTGAGGTCTATAGTTAGTAAAGAATGGAGTGTGTCTTCCACCTTCATCCTTTTTAAGAATATAAACTTCTCCTTTGAATTTTGTATGAGGAGTAATTGATTTCGGCTTAGCTATTACCATTCCGCGTTTAATTTTATCTTTATCAACTCCTCTTAACAATAAACCTGCATTATCACCAGCTTCACCTCTATCAAGAAGTTTTCTAAACATCTCAACACCGGTAACAGTAGTTGACATTGGTTCATCCATTAGTCCAACAATTTCTACTTTTTCTCCAACATTAATAACACCTTTTTCAATTCTACCTGTAGCAACTGTTCCTCTACCTGTTATTGAAAAAACATCTTCAACTGGCATTAAGAAAGGAAGATCTACATCTCTTGGTGGAAGTGGAATAAATGAATCAATAGCAGATATAAGCTCATCAATAGTTTTTACCCATTTATCTTCACCATTAAGAGCTCCTAATGCAGAACCTTTAATAACAGGAATATTGTCTCCGTCAAATTCATAGAAACTAAGAAGATCTCTTATTTCCATTTCTACGAGTTCAATAAGTTCTTCATCATCAACCATATCAACTTTGTTCATGTAAACAACAATTTCAGGTACTCCAACCTGACGTGCAAGAAGGATATGCTCTCTTGTTTGAGGCATAGGTCCATCAGTAGCAGCAACTACTAATATTGCTCCGTCCATTTGTGCCGCACCTGTAACCATGTTTTTAACATAGTCAGCGTGACCCGGACAGTCAACATGAGCATAATGTCTTTCAGGTGATTCGTATTCAACATGAGCTGTGTTAATTGTAATACCTCTTTCTTTTTCTTCAGGGGCATTATCAATTGAATCAAAACTTCTAATTTCTGATAAACCACTTTTATTAAGGTGCAATGTCATTGCAGCTGTTAAAGTAGTTTTACCGTGGTCAACGTGGCCAATTGTACCAATGTTAACATGCGGTTTACTTCGATCAAATTTTTCTTTTGCCATAACTTAACATTCTATTAATTTCTTACTAAAACTTTTTTAAAATTTCCGAGCCAATGACGGGATTTGAACCCGTGACCTCGTCCTTACCAAGGACGCACTCTACCTCTGAGCTACATCGGCAATCTTTGAGCGGGAGACGAGAATCGAACTCGCGACCTACAGCTTGGAAGGCTGTCGCTCTGCCAGCTGAGCTACTCCCGCATTAATGAAAATTTGAAAATCCTTTTGATTACAAATCTTACATTAAATAAATTATTGTGGGGAGAGGAGGATTCGAACCTCCGAAGGCGTACGCCAACAGATTTACAGTCTGCCCCATTTGACCGCTTTGGTATCTCCCCAACAAATGAGCCGAAAGAGGGATTCGAACCCCCGACCTGCTGATTACAAATCAGCTGCTCTGACCAACTGAGCTATTTCGGCAATTTATTCTTACATTAACTTAAAATAACTAAATAATTCTTTTCAACTCTTGAAAAAAATGAGTGCAAAGATAGATAAAAACTTTTCAATAAAAGTGAATATTTTTTGCATTATTTTTGCTTTGACTTTTTTAATTGCCTTTCCATGCTGCTAGTTGCTGATTCTAAGGCTTTTTCAAAACTTTCCGAATTTTCTTTACACACTAAAGTATGGTCTTTTACATTTACTTTTATCTGAACTTCTTTTGAGTTTACTCCCTCTCCTTCATTTCTTAAATAAACGTCTGTATTAATAATGTAGGCATGGAAATTTTGCAATTTTCCTACTTTTTTAAGTATCAAATCATTTAATGTATCCCAAACATTAATGTTTTTAGCATGAATATCAATTTTCATCGGTTTGTAATTTAATTCAAAAAATAATTTTTAGCTGTAAAGTTACTTCTTTTTCTATTAGTAAAAAAAACTAATTTAAAATCTTTCTATTTTCAAATTCATCCTCGTGGATGAGCTTGCTTAAATACTTTTTTCAACCTTTCAATCGTGTTATGGGTATAAAGCTGTGTTGCTGCTAAATTTGCATGCCCAAGTAACTCTTTTATTGCATTTATGTCTGCACCTTTTGAAAGCAAATGAGTTGCAAAACTATGCCTTAACACATGAGGACTAACATTTATTCTATCTGTTTGTTGATCCAAATATTTTTTTACTACCCTATAAACAAAGATCGGATATAATTGTTTGCCTTTTGAGCTAAGAAAAAAATGACCCTTTTGATCATTTTCAAAACTTTCGGTACGTATTTTTAAATACTTCCGAATTTGTTCTTTTAATGTTGCATTAATCGGAATTATTCTTTCTTTGTTCCTTTTTCCTAAAACCTTGAGTGATGAGAAACCGGGCTCTACATCTAATACTTTTAAATTTATTAATTCCGAGAGTCTCATCCCTGTTCCATACAACATTTCAAGTATCAATTTATCTCTTATTCCATCAAAATCATCTTTAAATTCAAAATTATCAAGTATCTGTATTATCTCTTTTATTTCTAAGTACTTTACAATTCTATCAGCAGTTTTAAAACCATGAATATTTTTTACAGGATTTTCTATAATAACTTCCTCTTTTTCTAAATACTTATAAAAACTATTAAGTGAAACAATTTTTCGGTTTACTGTTCTTTTTGAAAACTTATTGTCAATTAAAGATACAACCCATGACCTTACAATTTGCAAATCTGCATTTTTTAAATCAATATCCGGATAGGCATTTAAAAGATATTTTTGGAACTGACTAATGTCATTTAAATACGACTTTACAGTATGCTTTGAATATCTTTTTTCTTTCTCTAACCAATTTTTAAATGCATTAAGCATCAATTTTTTTTAAACAAATTATTGATTTTCCTCTTGGCTTCTCATTTTCTGTTTGTAAGCTGCTTTAATAACTTCTTCTCTTCTTTCAATAGATGGTTTTATAAAAAACCTTCTATTTCTGTATTCCTTTAATACACCACTTTTTTCAAGTTTCTTTTTGAAGCGTTTAAGTGCTTTGTCCACTGATTCATTATCACTAAATTGTACTTTTACCATAAGAATTTTAAATTTAA
This region of Bacteroidota bacterium genomic DNA includes:
- the rplL gene encoding 50S ribosomal protein L7/L12 produces the protein MADIKVIAEDLVNLTVKEVNELTELLKDEYGIEPAAAPVAVAIGGGGEEAQEEQTEFDVILKAPGGAKLQVVKLVKEITGLGLKEAKGLVDEAPKAVKEGVSKEDAEGFKSRLEEAGAEVELK
- the rplJ gene encoding 50S ribosomal protein L10, with protein sequence MKREEKKELSSLIGEKIKETNNFYITDVSELTVNQTTDLRKLCYDNDVELKVVKNTLIKKAFEIAGINDSELLETIKGPSSIMFSNSINAPAKLIKEFRKTNERPLIKVAYVEENIYVGDDKLEMLANLKSKEELIADVVQLLNSPMKKLISALNGGAKIMGVLETLSKKEEE
- the rplA gene encoding 50S ribosomal protein L1, whose translation is MVKIAKKRKLALEKIDKLEKYQLNEAVRLVKEVSTANFNASVDIDINLGVDPKQANQMVRGVATLPHGTGKEIKVLVLCNPDVVDAAKEAGADYAGLDEYLEKIKGGWTDIDVIITSPDVMPKLGRYGKVLGPRGLMPNPKAGTVTQDIPKAVAEVKRGKIDFRVDKFGIIHVPIGRADFEENQLIGNITELVTIIQKMRPPAAKGTYMKGITISSTMSPGIKVNVKSIGSKTDE
- the rplK gene encoding 50S ribosomal protein L11, producing MAKEIAGFIKLQIKGGAANPSPPVGPALGAKGVNIMEFCKQFNARTQKMAGKLIPVVINIYKDKSFTFEIKTPPASAQLLEKAKLKSGSSESNKTKVGTVTWDMVKDIAEDKLVDLNTKKIESAMKMIAGTARSMGLVVKGKAPWNN
- the nusG gene encoding transcription termination/antitermination protein NusG; translation: MADFKWYALRVISGREIKIKDQILVELENSNYLNYVNQIIVPVEKVVQLRKGKKVVKEKNFYPGYIIVEVMLTTEVHYKIKSVVGVFDFLGTKDSAVPLRANEINRILGKMEEVTDEGEQIEVPYMVGEPIKIIDGPFNGFNGIIEEINEEKKKLKVEVKIFGRRTPVELNYMQVEKS
- the secE gene encoding preprotein translocase subunit SecE produces the protein MFSKLKEIIKLTYIELMHKVTWPSWEELQASAVITLVASLIFALIVFIMDSAFENVFKVFYQLFI
- the tuf gene encoding elongation factor Tu translates to MAKEKFDRSKPHVNIGTIGHVDHGKTTLTAAMTLHLNKSGLSEIRSFDSIDNAPEEKERGITINTAHVEYESPERHYAHVDCPGHADYVKNMVTGAAQMDGAILVVAATDGPMPQTREHILLARQVGVPEIVVYMNKVDMVDDEELIELVEMEIRDLLSFYEFDGDNIPVIKGSALGALNGEDKWVKTIDELISAIDSFIPLPPRDVDLPFLMPVEDVFSITGRGTVATGRIEKGVINVGEKVEIVGLMDEPMSTTVTGVEMFRKLLDRGEAGDNAGLLLRGVDKDKIKRGMVIAKPKSITPHTKFKGEVYILKKDEGGRHTPFFTNYRPQFYLRTTDVTGDVRLPEGVEMVMPGDNVTITVELITPVALDKGLRFAIREGGRTIGAGKVTEIIE
- the raiA gene encoding ribosome-associated translation inhibitor RaiA produces the protein MKIDIHAKNINVWDTLNDLILKKVGKLQNFHAYIINTDVYLRNEGEGVNSKEVQIKVNVKDHTLVCKENSESFEKALESATSSMERQLKKSKQK
- a CDS encoding tyrosine-type recombinase/integrase; this encodes MLNAFKNWLEKEKRYSKHTVKSYLNDISQFQKYLLNAYPDIDLKNADLQIVRSWVVSLIDNKFSKRTVNRKIVSLNSFYKYLEKEEVIIENPVKNIHGFKTADRIVKYLEIKEIIQILDNFEFKDDFDGIRDKLILEMLYGTGMRLSELINLKVLDVEPGFSSLKVLGKRNKERIIPINATLKEQIRKYLKIRTESFENDQKGHFFLSSKGKQLYPIFVYRVVKKYLDQQTDRINVSPHVLRHSFATHLLSKGADINAIKELLGHANLAATQLYTHNTIERLKKVFKQAHPRG
- the rpsU gene encoding 30S ribosomal protein S21, yielding MVKVQFSDNESVDKALKRFKKKLEKSGVLKEYRNRRFFIKPSIERREEVIKAAYKQKMRSQEENQ